The following proteins are co-located in the Nerophis ophidion isolate RoL-2023_Sa linkage group LG04, RoL_Noph_v1.0, whole genome shotgun sequence genome:
- the LOC133552020 gene encoding arrestin-C-like isoform X1, which translates to MAKVFKKTSGNGGLTLYLGKRDYVDHVSSVDQVDGVVKLDTANFGDRKVFVQLACAFRYGSDDLDVMGLCFRKDIWIQHVQIYPEDHKPALSAMHDTLMKKAGDNSYPFTFEIANNLPCSVSLQPGPDDKGKACGVDFEVKAYLANVKCDPNETIEKKDTARLIIRKIQYAPSQVGAGPKADVCKSFMMSDKPVHLEASLEKDLYFHGESIPIKMKVNNESNKTVKKIKVTVEQTTDIVLYSADKYTKCVFTKEFGETVEPSGTFENTLSIVPMLTDNKEKRGLALDGRLKDEDTNLASTTIMPEGVEKEMLGILVSYKVKINLMVAGGGLLGGLTSSDVSVEVPLMLMHPKPEE; encoded by the exons ATGGCGTCGTCAAGCTCGACACAGCAAACTTCGGGGACAGAAAAG TGTTCGTGCAGCTGGCCTGCGCCTTCCGCTACGGCAGCGACGACCTGGACGTGATGGGCCTGTGCTTCAGGAAGGACATCTGGATCCAGCATGTCCAGATCTACCCGGAAGACCACAAGCCGGCGCTCAGCGCCATGCACGACACCCTGATGAAGAAGGCGGGGGACAACTCCTACCCTTTCACTTTCGAA attgCCAACAACCTCCCATGTTCAGTGTCACTGCAGCCCGGACCAGACGACAAGGGCAAG GCCTGCGGAGTGGACTTCGAGGTGAAGGCGTACCTGGCCAACGTGAAGTGTGACCCCAACGAGACCATAGAGAAGAA GGACACGGCTCGCCTCATCATCCGTAAAATCCAGTACGCCCCCTCCCAGGTGGGCGCCGGGCCCAAGGCGGACGTCTGCAAGAGCTTCATGATGTCGGACAAGCCGGTCCATCTGGAGGCGTCCCTGGAGAAAGAC CTCTACTTCCACGGCGAGTCCATCCCCATCAAGATGAAGGTGAACAACGAGAGCAACAAAACGGTGAAGAAGATCAAGGTCACAG TGGAGCAGACCACAGACATCGTCCTCTACTCGGCGGACAAATACACCAAGTGCGTCTTCACCAAAGAGTTCGG CGAGACCGTGGAGCCCAGCGGGACCTTCGAGAACACGCTCAGCATCGTCCCGATGTTGACGGACAACAAGGAGAAGAGGGGACTGGCCCTCGACGGACGCCTGAAGGACGAGGACACCAACCTGGCGTCCACCACTAT AATGCCTGAGGGCGTGGAGAAGGAAATGCTGGGGATCCTGGTGTCCTACAAGGTGAAGATCAACCTGATGGTGGCGGGAGGCGG CCTGCTGGGGGGCCTCACTTCCAG CGACGTCAGCGTGGAGGTGCCACTGATGCTCATGCACCCCAAACCTGAAG